Part of the Vigna unguiculata cultivar IT97K-499-35 chromosome 3, ASM411807v1, whole genome shotgun sequence genome, tcatttttttaatgtttaagtaattttcaacatatgacaaaaataaaaatatataatagacaagaaaaattataacatcttgaaattaaaaattaacaaaaagttaattttgattgaaacaatactaaaaaaataaagagagtaatAGAAAAAGTGTTATGTTTTTTAGTTTTCGTGAAGTCTTGGATTTATTGCCAAAGATATAACATATTTGTACTCAATATCATGTAATTATagtcattttataatttttaggtAAAACTTATTCAATATCTTCAAATTGTATTTACTTTAGCTAAATTTAACTAAcatatttagtatttaaaattgtatatatgtttTGCCATGTTTAACTAATGTATATAACGTTGTGAAATTAGAGATATTTTAGTAgtaatattcaatatttttaaagcaTGTCTATTTTGACACATTTAAATACTATGTTTGCCctaaacatatttatttgttatctttAACCCATATTCAACATCATTAGACAAATTTTGACACATTTAAGTAGCATGTATCCACCATCAATCCTAAAACCATACATGTTTTGCTAGGTCTAATTAACATGGGTTCTTGAGACTATACCTAGTTTACTATACATACTTATCATGTGTGCATACATAGTTTCACAAATCTAATTGACATGTGTTAAGCATTTTTTGACAATACTTATTTGTCATGTCTAATAAACATGTATGCATCATTCTAAGACTATATCAATTTTAGCACATCTAAGTAATGTATATGGTGTCTTGAGCATACACCAACCTTGACACATCCAACCAATTTGTTCATAGTATCTTAAAATCATATAGTTATGTagacaatttaaattaaatgagaTCAAACTTATTTTTGTCACGTCTAACTACCACGCGTTAATGAGATCATACCTATTTTGACATGACATGTATACATGTATTTAGTATCCTCATACCACATTTATTTGATAACGCGTCTGTGATGTCTGATTAACATGCGTTCATGAGATCATACCTATTTTACCATGTCTAATTATCACGTATTAATTAGGTTTTACCTATTTTGTCACAAGCATAATAAATATCACATGTAAATAAGATGTTACCATAAATAATACACTTAGATAAGACCATACCTATTTTGTCACGTCTAACTATCACATATTTACGAGATTAACTATTTTGTCACATCCGACTATCAAGTGTTCACGAAACAATACCTATTTGATCACATTCAATTAATACTTATTTAATATCCTACATGATCATACTTATTTGTCACATCTAAATAACAAAGTACACACCAACTTTGACACATTTAACTAACATGCGTCTTAAGACTATTTTCTGAAACATTTTACTAACACACATCTTAAGACTATTTTTTGACACTTCTCACTAACACGCGTCTTAATACTATATTTGTTGACACATCTTAGTAACACGCATTTTAAGACTATACTGATATATCACGCGCTAAGTTGATTATACGAGATTATACTTATTTAGTCATTTTACTACCACGCGCTAATGAAATCATACCTATTTTACCACGTCTGACTATCCGGATTAGAAGGGAAAAAAAACGCTAAGTGTTGTTTACCTCTAATGCAAAATTAAATGGCATCGTTAAAGAGCTCAAAATAAAGACTGAGTTTGAGTGTCTCTTTCATGTGTCTTTGTCTggtctcttcttttcttccacCAAAACAATGGCTTTCTTTCATGGAATGTTGAACGTTCTCGTTCCCGCTCTAAGCCTGGCTATTCTGCTACTCATTTTACCACCCTTTCTGTTATTCAAGATTCTCCGCTTCATCGTAAGATCAATTTCTAGAGAGGATGTAGCAGGAAAAGTGGTACTCATCACTGGAGCATCCTCGGGGATAGGCGAGGTACGTTCTTGCATGTTTTAAACCATTTACCTTCCAACGacctattagtttttgtaattcACTGAGGGATTTGGTTTTGTTTCTGGGTTTTTCTGATTTCGTTTCGCAAAGCACCTTGCGTATGAGTATGCTAAAAGAGGGGCGCGTCTAGCACTTGTTGCCAGAAGAGAAAATCGAATCAAAGAAGTTGCCGGCAATGCCAAATTGCTTGGATCCCCAGATGTAATCACCATTCCTGCTGATGTTTCAAGACCCCAAGATTGCCAACGATTCGTTGACTCAACAATCAACCACTTTGGACGATGTAACTTTTTCTCAAGCTTTTCAAAAATGATGTAACTGAATGAATACACACACCACAATGATACATCAACAagtgcttatatatatataggtttcTCATTTACTAGCACTAGTTTTTGACATTGATAACAACCCACAACAGAATTAAGCAGAGTGATATATAAATGTGTCTCTCATGCTTTGATTTGGATGTATTTTTATGGTTAATCAGTCGTTAAATATGACTCTCTTTGCAGTGGATCATTTGGTGAACAATGCTGGAATAAATGCTCTCAGCATGTTTGAGGACACCACTGATATCACTAACTTTGCACCCGTAATGGTAAAGAATTTATCTATATTAACTCTTCTCTGCAGCTGGTTAAGAAATAGATTGTGAACATTTCCAATTCATCACTTTCAGATGATAAATCTTTTATTTGACAGGACATTAACTTCTGGGGTTCTGCGTATAGCACTTACTTTTCAATCCCCCACCTCAGACAAAGCAAAGGCAAGATCGTAGCGGTAGCTTCTTGTAATGGATGGTTGCCTGTTCCGAAGATGAGTATCTACAATGTAACAGACCAGACTCTATCAACAACCCAATTAATTAAGCTTCTGTTATGATATAATTCCAGAGGACATAGATTCAGTGactttttttcagaaaaaaccACGTAACtttgtttaaaaattgaagttgaTGATTCCACACATGAATCGTTTCTATTTCTAGTGTCAATCTGTAGCCAATAATGACAATTTATAGCTTTGTAAATTCTTTTTAGGCCAGCAAAGCAGCAGTTATCAGCCTATATGAGACTCTGAGAACTGAATTGGGAAGAGACATAGGAATAACTATAGTCACTCCAGGACTGATAGAGTCAGAAATGTCTCAAGGGAAGATCCTATCCAACGATGGCAAGATGGTTTTTGAtcaacaaataagagatgtaaactatatttacttttaagacaaaatttagatgcaatttttaacatgtttttcgTTTTATTTCCTAATGTTCTTTCTAATCAGAATTTCAACTTCGCTTCTATAACTCGTATAATTGAAAATGGATTCAAGTTCTGTGCTTGCTTTTCATTGTAAATACTTGGTTctcttatttattcattttgtttCTTGGCAACAGATGCATGTTGGTGTGATGCCCATAAGATCAGTGACAGAAGCTGCCAAAGCAATTGTGAATAGCGTTTGCCGTGGGGACTCCTACTTGACCGAACCAGCTTGGTTTACGACAACGTTCTATTGGCAGGTATGTTTCCCTGAAATGTTAGGGTTTTTTAACCGCTCATCACTAACTTCGGAGTCTTCTGAGGAGGATCCAGCTACCAGCAAGAAGGTCCTTGATCTTAAATTCTTGAAGAAATATATAAACCCCAAGTCAGTGAGGAGTCCCAATATCAAACCCAACTAAACatctattttatattacaatCTGGCCATGCCATGTTAATGTGGAAATGATATCTATTGTTGTAAACTGTTTCaccttgtgaaaaaataaaaatcatttgaGGCGTGGCATTAAGTGTTTCTGGTTATTCATATGCGTAGTAGATAACGTTCTCTCAGGTTATAACTGTTCTTGAAGGAAATCAACTGTCACTCTTATCGCTCAGTTAATTGTTAAGATCACGaaaatcttttctatttttgttttaattataaaaatcttttttCCAAAACTGAATGAGTATTTCACTCAATACAGAGAAGTgaaacaattttcattaatcTTCAGAGCTACTCACCAGAAAAATACTGCAGAGTTGTTCCCAGATATGTACATTTATGACTGTTTCAATCACTATAATATCGGGGGTACATTGATAATGAAAATGCCAGAGCAAACTTTACAAAAACTACTTAAGATTACATGTAGCAAAGCTAAAATCCACTGCAGAAGttacatttcaaattacaaGAACAAATCACGTGACCATTCAGGAGTTGCAATACATCCTTAGATGTAGATATAGACAATCTCATCCAACAAATAAACCTCCAACGGGAACACCTTAACACCAAGAACAATGAAAATATACAATACCAATCCGTGCTTCACCAGTACTTATATACCAGGCAACCTTTCATAACATTGTAACCTTGATTCTTTCCTCTTTCCCCCAAAGAGTCATTAGTCTTTTTTTCCAATTGAGAGTATGGTCCACCTACCCCGATTTTTCTCTTCTGCTGAACTGGGATCAAAGGGAAGGCTATTCGTTTGTTTTTGACCAAAATGAACACCAACTTTTCCTCTGGCTAATATTACAAGCATTTCTTACATAGAATACCAGAATACAAGTTGGTGCAACAACAAATGCTCTCTCACATCGTCATTCTTCTATGTCCATCTTAGTTATGCAGGGTCTTGGAACTCGAGTATATGATGGTGACGAGTGTGCAGAATGGTACTACATTCATCATGCATGATATTAAGGTCTGCAATTATTTCGAGCACAACTTTGTCCAGGCCAAATTACAAAATGCCAGTCATGCAGATAATTACGGGGATAACTCAATCGGATCCGTAGGGTTTTGAACTAGTGCAGGTTGAAGAGACTTCAGCCTTCTCAGAAGTAACCATGCATCAGACTGCGGACAACCTTGACTCATCTCTAGAGCAAGTGGAAGGGgagattttttattgaattccaCAAGAATTATTCCCTAGACAAAAAACGTGAATATGATAATTAACAGAATAAAAAACGATTAATTCGTAGTCAATCCAGCTAACTGCGTAAAACTTGCGAGAATCTGTCAGATTCCCTTGTATCTACAGCTAGAGAATTTTTATTTACCTCAAAGTTTGCTAAAAAGGCTTGAAATTTACGCATTGTATCCTTCATTTGGTGTACGATTTTTGTGTCAGGAGAAGAAAGAGCCGCAGTTACCTCCTCAGGAGAATAACCAATTCCTTTCTCTACAACCTAAATTATTTCTCTCAGTGATTAACTTCTTACAGTTAAAAGATAAAGACCAATGGATAAAAGCTTGAATTCTAGAGCAAACTCACATTATGATCGACAAGGATTTCAGAAATAAGGCTACCATCGTCTACATATGCCTGAAGTTCATATGTTGTCCTTTTCTTAAACT contains:
- the LOC114175417 gene encoding 11-beta-hydroxysteroid dehydrogenase 1B-like, which produces MAFFHGMLNVLVPALSLAILLLILPPFLLFKILRFIVRSISREDVAGKVVLITGASSGIGEHLAYEYAKRGARLALVARRENRIKEVAGNAKLLGSPDVITIPADVSRPQDCQRFVDSTINHFGRLDHLVNNAGINALSMFEDTTDITNFAPVMDINFWGSAYSTYFSIPHLRQSKGKIVAVASCNGWLPVPKMSIYNASKAAVISLYETLRTELGRDIGITIVTPGLIESEMSQGKILSNDGKMVFDQQIRDMHVGVMPIRSVTEAAKAIVNSVCRGDSYLTEPAWFTTTFYWQVCFPEMLGFFNRSSLTSESSEEDPATSKKVLDLKFLKKYINPKSVRSPNIKPN